From the Chryseobacterium sp. G0201 genome, the window ATTTTTATTAATGCTTAAAACAAATTTAGATATATAATATTTTTAATTGAATATATATTTAAAATTCACTAATAAACGATATATTTTAAACTAACTCTCCATACAAGTCGAACTCCTCAGCAGAAGTAATTTTTACCTCCGCAAATTCGCCAATAGAAATATAGGTATTATCCGCAGAAACCAGCACTGTGTTGTCAACATCAGGAGAATCATATTCTGTTCTTCCAATGAAATAGTTCCCTTCTTTTCTATCAAATACACATTTGAAAACTTTTCCAATTTTATCCTGATTCTTTTCCCAAGAAATTTGTGACTGCAGTTCCATAATCTCTTCTACTCTGGCTTCTTTTACTTCCTGAGGAATGTCATCCTCTAAAACATACGCTGAAGTATTTTCTTCGTGAGAATATGTGAAACAACCCAATCTGTCAAATTTTTGTTCTCTTACCCACTCCTTCATTTCCTGGAACCTTTCTTCAGTTTCTCCGGGATATCCAACAATTAAAGTTGTTCTAATGGCCATATCAGGAACTTTTTCTCTGAATTTTGCAAGAAGTGCATCCGTCTTTTCGTGAGTAGTACCTCTCTTCATCGATTTCAATAAATCTGAATTGATATGCTGAAGCGGAATATCTATATAGGTACAAACCTTAGGTTCTTCTCTGATAATATCTAAAACATCTTCTGGAAAACCGCTTGGAAAAGCATAGTGAAGACGAATCCATTCTACCCCTTCTACTTTTACAAGTTCTTTTAATAAATCTCCGAGTGCACGTTTTTTATAGATATCTAAACCGTAATAAGTAAGATCCTGAGCTATTAAAATTAATTCTTTAGTTCCTTTTTTTGCTAATTTCTGAGCTTCAGAAACTAATTTCTCGATCGGCGTAGAAGTATGACCACCACGCATTAAAGGAATCGCACAAAAAGAGCATGGCCTGTCACAACCCTCAGATATTTTTAAGTATGCATAATGTCTTGGAGTAGTTGTTAATCTCTCCCCCACCAACTCGTGCTTATAATCTGCACCTAAATGCTTTAATAAAATGGGAAGATCTCTGGTTCCGAAGTATTGGTCTACATCCGGAATTTCTTTAATCAAGTCTGGTTTATATCTTTCAGAAAGACAGCCTGTAACAAAAACCTTTTCAACTTCACCTCTATTTTTAGCCTCTACATACTCCAAAATGGTATTAATAGATTCTTCCTTGGCATTATCTATAAATCCGCAAGTGTTGATAACAACGATATCACCCTTATCTTCATGTACCACTTCTTTTCCATTGGCTTTCAGCTGGCTCATCAATACTTCAGAGTCATATACATTCTTCGAGCAGCCGAGTGTGACGATGTTAATTTTCTTCTTACCTATGGATTTTGTACGCATCTTTTTGATTTTGAGTTTGCAAAGATACGAAATATTGAAGAGTATGAATTAAAAAAAGAGAACCACTTTAATAAAGTGATTCTCAATATGCTATTTAAAAGTTTTTATCTTTAAAGCCTGGTGAATTTTGATCTTTCTCTGAAAGAATCATATCCTTTGGATCAACTTTCCAATCGATGTTAAGCTCTGGATCATCAAATTTCACACTTCCTTCAGATTCTTTATTATAAAAATTATCACATTTATAGGCAAAAACAGCAGTTTCACTTAAAACTGAAAACCCATGTCCAAAACCTCTAGGAATATATAACTGGAGTTTATTTTCTTCGGTAAGCTCTATTCCGAACCATTTACCAAATGTTGGAGAATCTTCTCTCAAGTCAACAGCAACATCCCAGACTTTCCCTTCCAAACATGAAACGAGTTTAGCCTGAGCGTGTTCTCCTTTCTGTAAGTGTAATCCTCTTAAAACACCATAAGAAGATTTAGAAATATTATCCTGAACGAAATGACCGTTCATTGATGTTAATTCTTCAAATTTTTTCTCATTAAATTTTTCAAAGAAATAACCTCTATCATCTTCAAAAATAGTAGGTTCTATTATATAACAGTCTTTCAGTGGTGTTTCTTTTATTTTCATAAGTTTAATTCTAAGGCTATTCTAAAGGTTGTATTGTTTTTTTAAACTCAATTTTAATCCTAAATAAACTCCGCCAACAGGGATAAATATTATCGGAATAATAACCCAAATTGGAAGTTGCGAATTTATTAAAAACAAATTAATAATCAATTGAACAAAAGTATAAACAAAACTTATAACTAGATGTGAAACTTTTCTTTCATTAGCAAACAATTGATATAAGTGTCTTCTGTGCGCTTCAAAAATATTTTCTTTCAGTAATAATCTTTCAGTTATGGTAAGTACAACTTCAAGTCCATAAATTGATAATAATAAAATGTACTTATAATCTTGGGTTTTCATGATCAATAAAGTAATAAGACCAATTACCCAAAAACCAATCCCCATACTTCCTACATCTCCGGCAAAGCATTTTGCTTTTTTCCTAAAATTAAAGAATAAAAATACCAGAGAAGCCAAAATAGGATAAATAATAAAATCATTATCTGTAAATAATATTATTTCTTTATTTATATAAAGCAATGATGATAAAGTAACGAGACTGTAAATTCCGGTCATTCCGTTAATCCCATCCATAAAATTATAGGCATTAAGTGTTCCAATAATTAAAATAAATAATATTGGCCAAACCCAATATGGCATTAAATTGAAAGCTCCGGTGAAATAAAGCAGTAAAATCACAGAAATAAGATGAACTGAAAGCCTAATTCTGTTCGATAAGGTTTTGACATCATCGATAAAACTGATCGTACAAATTGCCAATAGACCTAATCCAAAAGACCAATATTCATGTATAGCTTCATTCAAATTAAATACACAAAAAATAATAAATGCAATAGGAAAAATAATTCCTCCACCTCTAAGAGTTATCTGAGAATGGGCGCTTCTGTGGTTGGGTTTATCAATGATATTATATTTGTTGGCTATTCTGAAATAAACCAACATTGATACAAAAAGTAAAACTGTTATAATTACAAATTCCATACGCTATATTTGAAATTTTTCCATTACGTTTGAAGGTTTAAACTTTAATTCTGTTCTCATTTTTTCATTACAAAAAGTAAGAGAATCTGTAATTTTCTTTAACCTTAATGAATTAATAGGAGCTCTTTTCCCTAGCACATCACCTACAATTGCCATCGTTTTTGCAACGAAAAAAGGTATGCTGGTTGGTGATTTTTTATTTAAAATTTTAGAAATCTTATCTGAAATTTCTTTAAAGCTAGGATTGTTACTATCGCAGACATTATAAATGCCTCCATCATTGTCAATAGCTTTAGACGTAATTTCCGCAAAATCTTCTACCCAAAATATACTTTTTTGAGCTTTACCACCAGCAATATTAAAATATTTTCCAGATTTAATAGCATTTATCATATCACCTAAATTTCCGGGAGGTTGTGGTCCAGCGATCAAAGATGGTCTTAGAATAAATAATTTTACATTATTTTTTTCACACCAATTCAAAAGAAACTCTTCTGCTTGTATTTTGCTTTTTGCATAAGGTGTGCTTCCTTCCAAAGGTGATTCTTCATTTATATTTTCTCCAAAATCTTTTCCATAGACAGCAACTGTACTTATAAAAATAAAAATTTGAGGAATATTTTTTTCTAAGGCATGACATAGATTTTTTGTCCCTTCACAATTAACATCAAAGAATTTCTTCTCTTCTTCTTGGTTTTGAGGAACGGAATGTGCTTTACCAGCAGCATGAAAAACTATATCAAACTTTTCTTCAAATAAAGGAATATTTTCCGTAATATCATTCACATAATCTGTATTTTGCGTACCAAACGTTTTTACATCAAAAAGTTTTTCCCGAAGTATAGGAATGACATTTTTACCTAAAAACCCATTAGCTCCTGTAAATAATATTTTCATTTAGATAGTTTGATAAAATTTATTTAGAATTATTTGTTCAGAAAATTCTTGTTCTGCTACTTTTCTGGCATTTTCTTTTTTAATTTTTAAATCCAAAACA encodes:
- the rimO gene encoding 30S ribosomal protein S12 methylthiotransferase RimO, whose product is MRTKSIGKKKINIVTLGCSKNVYDSEVLMSQLKANGKEVVHEDKGDIVVINTCGFIDNAKEESINTILEYVEAKNRGEVEKVFVTGCLSERYKPDLIKEIPDVDQYFGTRDLPILLKHLGADYKHELVGERLTTTPRHYAYLKISEGCDRPCSFCAIPLMRGGHTSTPIEKLVSEAQKLAKKGTKELILIAQDLTYYGLDIYKKRALGDLLKELVKVEGVEWIRLHYAFPSGFPEDVLDIIREEPKVCTYIDIPLQHINSDLLKSMKRGTTHEKTDALLAKFREKVPDMAIRTTLIVGYPGETEERFQEMKEWVREQKFDRLGCFTYSHEENTSAYVLEDDIPQEVKEARVEEIMELQSQISWEKNQDKIGKVFKCVFDRKEGNYFIGRTEYDSPDVDNTVLVSADNTYISIGEFAEVKITSAEEFDLYGELV
- the rfbC gene encoding dTDP-4-dehydrorhamnose 3,5-epimerase, which codes for MKIKETPLKDCYIIEPTIFEDDRGYFFEKFNEKKFEELTSMNGHFVQDNISKSSYGVLRGLHLQKGEHAQAKLVSCLEGKVWDVAVDLREDSPTFGKWFGIELTEENKLQLYIPRGFGHGFSVLSETAVFAYKCDNFYNKESEGSVKFDDPELNIDWKVDPKDMILSEKDQNSPGFKDKNF
- a CDS encoding MraY family glycosyltransferase, with translation MEFVIITVLLFVSMLVYFRIANKYNIIDKPNHRSAHSQITLRGGGIIFPIAFIIFCVFNLNEAIHEYWSFGLGLLAICTISFIDDVKTLSNRIRLSVHLISVILLLYFTGAFNLMPYWVWPILFILIIGTLNAYNFMDGINGMTGIYSLVTLSSLLYINKEIILFTDNDFIIYPILASLVFLFFNFRKKAKCFAGDVGSMGIGFWVIGLITLLIMKTQDYKYILLLSIYGLEVVLTITERLLLKENIFEAHRRHLYQLFANERKVSHLVISFVYTFVQLIINLFLINSQLPIWVIIPIIFIPVGGVYLGLKLSLKKQYNL
- a CDS encoding NAD-dependent epimerase/dehydratase family protein codes for the protein MKILFTGANGFLGKNVIPILREKLFDVKTFGTQNTDYVNDITENIPLFEEKFDIVFHAAGKAHSVPQNQEEEKKFFDVNCEGTKNLCHALEKNIPQIFIFISTVAVYGKDFGENINEESPLEGSTPYAKSKIQAEEFLLNWCEKNNVKLFILRPSLIAGPQPPGNLGDMINAIKSGKYFNIAGGKAQKSIFWVEDFAEITSKAIDNDGGIYNVCDSNNPSFKEISDKISKILNKKSPTSIPFFVAKTMAIVGDVLGKRAPINSLRLKKITDSLTFCNEKMRTELKFKPSNVMEKFQI